From Cellulosimicrobium cellulans, the proteins below share one genomic window:
- a CDS encoding glycosyltransferase — protein MAVSEFDRLVVTPRRTQHVRPVPSGPRADPDRPAGPPRDENSAARSPSLVMIMLLATLGVVAYAVFLLNPANRGDALPYVMVITAESVLVAQALLAMWTVLSSGHDPRGFSFHHAKDRLFDVPEILRDGAEDDPTRWNLYLHDRPVTVDVLITTYGEDLDTVARTVRAAVAVRGTHRTWVLDDGRSDDVRDLAAQLGARYVRRLSSNGAKAGNVNHALAIAKGDYFVILDADFVARPELLVETVPFFVKDDVAFVQTPQTYGNLDNLISRGAGYMQAVFYRFVQPGRNRFNAAFCVGTNVIFRRAAIDDIGGMHTDSKSEDVWTSLMLHERGWRTIYIPTTLAVGDTPETVEAYTKQQLRWATGGFEILLQHNPLSPRRTLTLDQRLQYTVTATHYLAGIAPLVLLLVPPLQIYLDLTPMNLTISWGTWLLYYAGFYVLQIAIAFFTLGSFRWEVLMLASVSFPIYTKALWNALTGKEQAWHVTGSKGKVTSPFNYMIPQVLFFAFLLVTSVVGVWKEWGDPMPSLALAWNVTNTLILGAFVVTALRESRSAQRAARAVRRREGTVAAVVDEALSERLGVEVTVGVGTRAGRRRARRGGNTSSGPVGGVA, from the coding sequence ATGGCCGTCTCCGAGTTCGACCGCCTGGTCGTCACCCCGCGCCGCACGCAGCACGTGCGGCCCGTCCCGTCCGGCCCGCGGGCCGACCCCGACCGACCTGCCGGACCGCCGCGCGACGAGAACTCCGCCGCGCGCTCGCCGTCGCTCGTCATGATCATGCTGCTCGCGACGCTCGGCGTCGTCGCGTACGCGGTGTTCCTCCTCAACCCGGCGAACCGCGGCGACGCGCTGCCGTACGTCATGGTCATCACCGCCGAGTCCGTGCTCGTCGCCCAGGCGCTGCTGGCGATGTGGACCGTCCTGTCCAGCGGCCACGACCCCCGCGGGTTCTCGTTCCACCACGCGAAGGACCGTCTGTTCGACGTCCCGGAGATCCTCCGCGACGGCGCCGAGGACGACCCGACGCGCTGGAACCTCTACCTGCACGACCGCCCCGTCACCGTCGACGTCCTCATCACGACCTACGGCGAGGACCTCGACACCGTCGCGCGCACGGTGCGTGCCGCGGTCGCGGTCCGGGGCACGCACCGCACGTGGGTGCTCGACGACGGCCGCTCCGACGACGTCCGCGACCTCGCCGCCCAGCTCGGTGCGCGCTACGTGCGACGGCTGTCGAGCAACGGCGCCAAGGCCGGCAACGTGAACCACGCCCTCGCCATCGCCAAGGGCGACTACTTCGTCATCCTCGACGCCGACTTCGTCGCGCGGCCCGAGCTCCTGGTGGAGACCGTGCCGTTCTTCGTCAAGGACGACGTCGCGTTCGTCCAGACGCCGCAGACCTACGGGAACCTCGACAACCTCATCTCGCGCGGCGCCGGGTACATGCAGGCCGTGTTCTACCGGTTCGTCCAGCCCGGCCGGAACCGCTTCAACGCCGCGTTCTGCGTGGGGACCAACGTGATCTTCCGCCGCGCCGCGATCGACGACATCGGCGGCATGCACACCGACTCGAAGTCCGAGGACGTGTGGACGTCGCTCATGCTCCACGAGCGCGGGTGGCGCACGATCTACATCCCCACGACGCTCGCCGTCGGCGACACCCCGGAGACCGTCGAGGCGTACACCAAGCAGCAGCTGCGCTGGGCGACCGGCGGGTTCGAGATCCTGCTCCAGCACAACCCGCTCAGCCCGCGCCGCACCCTCACGCTCGACCAGCGGCTCCAGTACACCGTCACCGCGACGCACTACCTCGCCGGCATCGCGCCGCTCGTGCTGCTGCTCGTGCCGCCGCTGCAGATCTACCTCGACCTCACGCCCATGAACCTCACCATCTCGTGGGGCACGTGGCTGCTCTACTACGCGGGGTTCTACGTCCTGCAGATCGCCATCGCGTTCTTCACGCTCGGGTCGTTCCGGTGGGAGGTGCTCATGCTCGCGTCCGTGTCCTTCCCCATCTACACCAAGGCCCTGTGGAACGCGCTGACCGGCAAGGAGCAGGCGTGGCACGTGACCGGGAGCAAGGGGAAGGTCACGTCGCCGTTCAACTACATGATCCCGCAGGTGCTGTTCTTCGCGTTCCTGCTCGTGACGTCGGTGGTGGGGGTCTGGAAGGAGTGGGGCGACCCGATGCCGAGCCTCGCGCTCGCGTGGAACGTCACCAACACGCTCATCCTCGGGGCGTTCGTCGTGACGGCCCTCCGGGAGTCGCGGTCTGCCCAGCGCGCGGCGCGCGCCGTGCGGCGGCGAGAAGGGACGGTCGCGGCCGTCGTCGACGAGGCGTTGTCGGAGCGCCTCGGCGTCGAGGTGACGGTCGGCGTCGGGACGCGGGCCGGGAGGCGGCGGGCGCGCCGTGGCGGGAACACGTCGTCCGGACCTGTCGGAGGTGTCGCATGA
- a CDS encoding HlyD family efflux transporter periplasmic adaptor subunit, protein MTWSNRIRLGAGLLVVLLVCAALTLVMNRRLGQATSTTATIRAEVLDVGSDYAGTVTAAEVAEGDEVAAGDPLFTVSSLTLQHDIALGLVSADTSAYQVAPDGTITLVAPYDAVVTHVAAREGGFVQAGEVVASLEREGSLFVDARLTLDPSDFARVRQGAEVTVVLPNQAEVAGEVAAVAVQNTANQAEATIEVTSDALVRGAEHGLVASGTPVTASIELHDDGPLAGVDESFGAFLRKVGL, encoded by the coding sequence ATGACCTGGTCGAACCGGATCCGCCTCGGGGCGGGACTGCTCGTGGTGCTGCTCGTGTGCGCGGCGCTCACGCTCGTCATGAACCGTCGCCTGGGGCAGGCGACGAGCACGACGGCGACCATCCGGGCGGAGGTGCTCGACGTCGGCAGCGACTACGCGGGGACCGTCACCGCGGCCGAGGTCGCCGAGGGGGACGAGGTCGCCGCGGGCGACCCGCTGTTCACCGTGAGCAGCCTGACGCTCCAGCACGACATCGCGCTCGGGCTCGTCAGCGCGGACACGTCCGCGTACCAGGTGGCGCCCGACGGCACCATCACGCTCGTCGCGCCCTACGACGCCGTGGTCACCCACGTCGCGGCCCGGGAGGGCGGGTTCGTCCAGGCGGGCGAGGTCGTCGCCTCGCTCGAGCGAGAGGGGTCGCTGTTCGTGGACGCCCGCCTGACGCTCGACCCGAGCGACTTCGCGCGCGTGCGCCAGGGCGCGGAGGTCACGGTCGTCCTGCCGAACCAGGCGGAGGTCGCGGGCGAGGTCGCGGCGGTCGCGGTGCAGAACACCGCCAACCAGGCGGAGGCCACGATCGAGGTCACGAGCGACGCGCTCGTGCGCGGTGCCGAGCACGGCCTCGTCGCATCGGGCACGCCGGTCACGGCGAGCATCGAGCTGCACGACGACGGCCCGCTCGCCGGGGTCGACGAGTCGTTCGGCGCGTTCCTCCGCAAGGTGGGGCTGTGA
- a CDS encoding RNA polymerase sigma factor, giving the protein MPAPDRPPERIPSAPPPDDDRAARFTALFEATHRPLLAYAVRRVADPSDAADVVAEAFLVAWRRLDDVPVGDDARPWMFGVARRVLANLHRGARRRLALADRLRAEVAEATPPPTGEVSDVERALARLGPDDQELLRLVAWEELARDEIALVLGISRAAVRVRLHRARRRLSEQLDGLVAPGAPASAPLRKRDDATGHVVGGWGRPRPGTEEAR; this is encoded by the coding sequence ATGCCCGCCCCTGACCGCCCACCCGAGCGGATCCCGTCGGCCCCACCGCCGGACGACGACCGCGCGGCCCGGTTCACCGCCCTGTTCGAGGCCACGCACCGTCCCCTGCTCGCCTACGCGGTGCGGCGCGTGGCCGACCCGTCCGACGCCGCCGACGTCGTCGCCGAGGCGTTCCTCGTCGCCTGGCGACGCCTCGACGACGTCCCGGTCGGGGACGACGCGCGACCGTGGATGTTCGGCGTCGCACGCCGCGTCCTGGCGAACCTCCACCGGGGTGCGCGGCGCCGGCTCGCCCTCGCCGACAGGCTCCGCGCCGAGGTCGCGGAGGCCACCCCACCGCCGACCGGCGAGGTGAGCGACGTCGAGCGCGCGCTCGCACGGCTCGGCCCTGATGACCAGGAGCTGCTGCGCCTGGTCGCGTGGGAGGAGCTCGCGCGCGACGAGATCGCCCTGGTGCTCGGCATCTCGCGGGCTGCGGTCCGGGTGCGCCTGCACCGGGCGCGCCGACGGCTGTCCGAGCAGCTCGACGGCCTCGTGGCGCCCGGCGCACCGGCGTCGGCACCGCTGAGGAAACGGGACGACGCGACCGGACACGTGGTCGGCGGGTGGGGACGGCCCCGCCCCGGAACCGAGGAGGCACGATGA